A stretch of DNA from Vulcanisaeta thermophila:
GTCTGTGGGTTTTGACGAGAATGAGCTAAAGCCCGTTAGGGGGATGAGGGATTTAACGCCCGAGGAGTACTACCCAATGCTCCAGGTTTTTGAGAGGCTCTCCAGGGTTGCCGAGTCCTTCGGCTACATGAGGGTTGAGACACCGGCCCTGGAGCACTACGAGATCCTGAAGGCTAAGGCTGGTGAGGACGTGATAAACGAGATATACTACTTCAGGGATAAGGCTGGTAGGGAGTTGGGCCTTAGGTTCGACATGACGGTGCCCGTGGCCAGGGTCGTTTCCTACAGGGTTGACATACCGAAACCCATTAGGTGGTACTACATAACCAAGGTTTGGCGCTACGATGAGCCACAGCACGGTAGGTATAGGGAGTTCCACCAATTCGGTATTGAGTTCATAGGCTCCGCAAGCCCCAGGGCGGATGCCGAGGTCATAGCCCTGGGCATTGAGTCCCTAAGGGCGGTGGGGCTTGGGGACTTCCAAATTAGGGTTAATGATAGGAGGGTCATGGATCAATTACTAGGTAGGTTGGGCATACCCGAGGGCGTGAAGCCCAGCGTGCTTAGGGTAATGGATAAGAGGGGCAAGGTTAGTGATGAGGAATTAATAAGGCTACTTACGGACCTGGGGCTCGGCACAGAGACCGCCCATGAGGTCATGAGGATTGCAAACACCCTTGAGAGCTTTGATAAGGTCCTGGATGTGATGAGGGAATTCGGGGTGGGTGGTGAGCTCGAGGGCTTTTACACGGAATTGATGAAGTACCTGGAAATGTACGGCGCCCTAAAGTACATGTACCTGGACATGGGCATTGTGAGGGGCCTTGATTACTACACTGGACTTGTCTTTGAGATGTACGTACCCGATTACAAACTGTCCGTAGGTGGTGGTGGTAGGTATGACAACCTAATCGAGGTATACAGTGGGCATAAGACGCCGGCCACAGGCTTCGCCATGGGCATTGAGAGGTTGGTGGAGGTTCTCATGCAGAGGGGTGTGCTTAACCGTGGGTCCCCAAGGCTCGATTACTACGTGTACATGGTGGGTAATGACGATAAACTACTGGGGATTGGTTATAAATTGGCTTTGAAACTTAGGTCACAGGGGTTCAAGGTGGTCATTGACACTGGGGAGAAGAGCCTGAGGGCCGCCCTGGAGTACGCCTCTAAGTTGGGTATTAAGTACTTCGTGATTGTGGGTCCCAGGGAGGTTTCCCAGGGCCTCGTTAAGGTTAGGGATATGGACACGTGGCAGGAGAGCACGGTACCCCTGAGCCAGTTCTCCCCCTGAGTTGTAAATGTGACACAAAGCTAATAAGGGAGTTAATCTATCACTGTGTAATGGTTAGGGAGGAGGATTCAGGTAATAAGGGATCCAAGTATCTAAAGGCTGATTTGTTGGATGTCCTCGAGATACCCGAGGAGGGTGTTGCGGTCATGCTCTTCACCACGGAGGAGTGGGAGGACAGGGTACTACCCATTAGGATCGACCTCTCGGCATCCTTCTCAATAAAGAAGGCCCTGGGCTTAATATCCTTCCAGAGACCGTTGACCCACGACTTGCTTGTGGACCTCCTTAATAGATTGGATGTGGTTGTTGAGAAGGTGACCATAGATGCCATGATAGACGGGGTTTACCTGGCCACGATATTCGTGAAGGACCAGAGAACCAACGAGACCTTCCAACTGGACGCGAGGCCCAGCGATGCCACGGCAATTGCCGTGAGGGTTGGCGCACCAATATACGTGGCCGACCACCTGGTGGCCTATACCGAGCCGCTGGATCGTTATAGGGAGTTGAGGGCTAGGTATGGCTTTAGCTTTGAGAAGGGTGGTTGAGCATCACTCACCCATGACCAAAACAACAACCCTCCTACTCCTGGGCCCGTCGAAGTCAGCAAGGAATAACTCCTGCCACGTGCCCCTAACCAACCTACCATTAATCACGGGGAATACGTAGAATTGCCTATATAGTGTGGTGAGTAAGTGGGCGTCAGCATTATTATCGATCATATTGTGGTGGTAATCCCCACTGGCCGGTACC
This window harbors:
- the hisS gene encoding histidine--tRNA ligase: MGFDENELKPVRGMRDLTPEEYYPMLQVFERLSRVAESFGYMRVETPALEHYEILKAKAGEDVINEIYYFRDKAGRELGLRFDMTVPVARVVSYRVDIPKPIRWYYITKVWRYDEPQHGRYREFHQFGIEFIGSASPRADAEVIALGIESLRAVGLGDFQIRVNDRRVMDQLLGRLGIPEGVKPSVLRVMDKRGKVSDEELIRLLTDLGLGTETAHEVMRIANTLESFDKVLDVMREFGVGGELEGFYTELMKYLEMYGALKYMYLDMGIVRGLDYYTGLVFEMYVPDYKLSVGGGGRYDNLIEVYSGHKTPATGFAMGIERLVEVLMQRGVLNRGSPRLDYYVYMVGNDDKLLGIGYKLALKLRSQGFKVVIDTGEKSLRAALEYASKLGIKYFVIVGPREVSQGLVKVRDMDTWQESTVPLSQFSP
- a CDS encoding bifunctional nuclease family protein, encoding MVREEDSGNKGSKYLKADLLDVLEIPEEGVAVMLFTTEEWEDRVLPIRIDLSASFSIKKALGLISFQRPLTHDLLVDLLNRLDVVVEKVTIDAMIDGVYLATIFVKDQRTNETFQLDARPSDATAIAVRVGAPIYVADHLVAYTEPLDRYRELRARYGFSFEKGG